In Patulibacter sp. SYSU D01012, a single window of DNA contains:
- a CDS encoding M28 family peptidase, protein MATRVGIGALLLAVLIAAFSLARLPGPLKATLPADVFDGAAGVRLTGTLADAYPDRRAGSPGDAALARRVRDELRRAVPTATVTVDRFQADTPDGARTLENVSATLPGQPGPEILVVAHRDALGRGARAEMTGTAGLLAVARAAGQGRFRHTIRFVSTTGGSGGGLAGATRLARETSEPVAAAIVLGDLSGDGGRPARVLGWSNGPAGAPVRLGRTVEEALRAEGLRPATSDGLWKQLARRGLPASVGEQAELNQAGIPAVLLTTGTALPPPAGAPLDARRFEAFGRSALRSVLAVDGSLARVGPPQTGLVVAGQELPSWAVRVLLVALLLPLLAGALVLALAVARDALTVLAGLAWTLGCAAGPLIAGLVAIGLGRVGLVDPATPAPFGGPALRPGTGAWVAVVALVLLVVGTIAVARPFLTREATGRHRPTRTSVAFGVFLVVLIAFVAALVRNPVTAVLLTPALVAWPAAIAPLPGLERPQRVAIAALGALLPVAAALTVVADLDVPLVQAPWWALLLVAGGHISPLGMLLISLVIGAGAATAMTLVPPLRRGRPRPPRRRLRRAPAPEPAPPAPDEAAVADDAPPADEGPEDAWDADDWGDGTWDADGGWTEPVRRDPPGGRALRPRPEG, encoded by the coding sequence TTGGCCACGAGAGTCGGCATCGGCGCGCTGCTGCTGGCGGTGCTCATCGCGGCGTTCTCGCTCGCGCGGCTGCCGGGCCCGCTGAAGGCGACCCTCCCCGCCGACGTCTTCGACGGCGCGGCCGGCGTGCGCCTGACGGGGACCCTCGCCGACGCCTACCCCGACCGCCGCGCGGGCTCGCCGGGCGACGCCGCCCTGGCGCGCCGGGTGCGCGACGAGCTGCGGCGCGCGGTGCCGACCGCCACGGTCACCGTCGACCGCTTCCAGGCCGACACGCCGGACGGCGCCCGGACGCTGGAGAACGTCTCCGCCACGCTGCCCGGCCAGCCGGGGCCCGAGATCCTCGTGGTCGCCCACCGCGACGCCCTGGGCCGCGGCGCCCGCGCCGAGATGACGGGCACGGCGGGGCTGCTGGCGGTCGCGCGCGCCGCGGGCCAGGGCCGCTTCCGGCACACGATCCGCTTCGTGTCGACGACCGGCGGCTCGGGCGGCGGGCTGGCCGGGGCCACGCGCCTGGCGCGCGAGACGAGCGAGCCCGTGGCGGCCGCGATCGTGCTGGGCGACCTGTCGGGCGACGGCGGACGGCCCGCGCGCGTCCTGGGATGGTCGAACGGCCCCGCCGGCGCGCCGGTCCGCCTGGGGCGGACCGTGGAGGAGGCGCTGCGGGCCGAGGGGCTGCGCCCGGCGACCTCGGACGGGCTGTGGAAGCAGCTGGCCCGCCGCGGCCTGCCGGCGTCCGTCGGCGAGCAGGCGGAGCTGAACCAGGCGGGGATCCCGGCCGTCCTGCTGACGACGGGGACGGCGCTGCCCCCGCCCGCCGGGGCGCCGCTCGACGCGCGCCGGTTCGAGGCGTTCGGCCGCAGCGCGCTGCGCAGCGTGCTCGCCGTCGACGGCAGCCTGGCCCGCGTCGGCCCGCCGCAGACGGGACTCGTCGTGGCCGGCCAGGAGCTGCCGTCGTGGGCCGTGCGCGTCCTGCTCGTCGCGCTCCTGCTGCCGCTGCTGGCCGGCGCGCTCGTGCTGGCCCTCGCCGTCGCGCGGGACGCCCTGACGGTCCTGGCCGGGCTGGCGTGGACGCTCGGGTGCGCGGCCGGGCCGCTGATCGCGGGGCTCGTGGCGATCGGCCTGGGACGCGTCGGGCTCGTCGACCCGGCGACGCCCGCGCCGTTCGGCGGGCCGGCGCTGCGGCCCGGCACCGGCGCGTGGGTGGCCGTCGTCGCGCTCGTCCTGCTCGTCGTCGGGACGATCGCCGTCGCCCGCCCCTTCCTGACCCGCGAGGCGACCGGCCGGCACCGGCCGACGCGCACGTCCGTGGCGTTCGGCGTCTTCCTCGTGGTGCTGATCGCCTTCGTCGCCGCGCTCGTCCGCAACCCCGTCACCGCGGTGCTGCTGACGCCGGCGCTCGTGGCCTGGCCGGCGGCGATCGCCCCGCTCCCGGGGCTGGAGCGGCCGCAGCGGGTCGCGATCGCGGCGCTCGGCGCCCTGCTGCCGGTGGCCGCCGCGCTGACCGTCGTGGCGGACCTGGACGTGCCGCTCGTGCAGGCCCCGTGGTGGGCGCTGCTGCTCGTCGCGGGCGGCCACATCTCGCCGCTCGGGATGCTCCTGATCAGCCTGGTCATCGGCGCGGGGGCGGCGACCGCGATGACCCTCGTGCCCCCGCTGCGGCGCGGACGACCGCGCCCGCCGCGCCGCCGCCTGCGGCGCGCGCCCGCGCCCGAGCCCGCCCCGCCGGCGCCCGACGAGGCCGCCGTGGCCGACGACGCGCCGCCCGCGGACGAAGGTCCCGAGGACGCGTGGGACGCCGACGACTGGGGCGACGGCACCTGGGACGCCGACGGCGGCTGGACCGAGCCCGTGCGCCGCGATCCCCCCGGCGGCCGGGCGCTCCGGCCGCGGCCCGAGGGCTAG
- a CDS encoding response regulator transcription factor has protein sequence MPAPARILVVDDEESIRTLLAFPLRRDGHEVVTVEDGTQALDQFERVRPDLVLLDVMLPGADGFEICRQIRTRSTVPIIMLSARGEEGDRVTGLEAGADDYVTKPFSVRELRSRVRAALRRAAMPAATTGETPSIAVGDLVIDPDRRRVTVRGEEVELTHLEFELLATLAYAPGRVFTRDMLLERAWGGSAYRERRTVDVHVLHLREKIEQNPKQPEYIVTVRGLGYRFRDADD, from the coding sequence ATGCCCGCACCCGCCCGCATCCTGGTCGTCGACGACGAGGAGTCCATCCGGACGCTCCTCGCCTTCCCCCTGCGCCGCGACGGCCACGAGGTCGTCACGGTCGAGGACGGGACGCAGGCGCTCGACCAGTTCGAGCGCGTCCGTCCCGACCTCGTCCTGCTCGACGTGATGCTGCCGGGCGCCGACGGCTTCGAGATCTGCCGCCAGATCCGGACGCGCTCGACCGTCCCGATCATCATGCTCTCGGCGCGCGGCGAGGAGGGCGACCGGGTGACCGGGCTCGAGGCCGGCGCGGACGACTACGTCACGAAGCCGTTCTCCGTCCGCGAGCTGCGCAGCCGGGTGCGGGCCGCCCTGCGGCGCGCCGCGATGCCCGCCGCGACGACCGGCGAGACGCCGTCGATCGCGGTCGGCGACCTGGTCATCGACCCGGACCGCCGCCGCGTGACGGTGCGCGGCGAGGAGGTGGAGCTGACGCACCTGGAGTTCGAGCTCCTCGCCACGCTCGCCTACGCCCCGGGGCGCGTCTTCACCCGCGACATGCTCCTGGAGCGCGCCTGGGGCGGCTCCGCGTACCGCGAGCGGCGCACCGTCGACGTCCACGTGCTGCACCTGCGCGAGAAGATCGAGCAGAACCCGAAGCAGCCGGAGTACATCGTCACGGTGCGCGGCCTCGGGTACCGCTTCCGCGACGCGGACGACTGA
- a CDS encoding HAMP domain-containing sensor histidine kinase produces the protein MRRSLRRRLVVAFVAVTLVAVVAIALEVVPTLESSLSQSRLRALADDTRVTLDGAETGTPARERRLVERLAVRTGGEVVVLERDGRGMAVRRRASPRDAATTPALLRLAARAGAEDATVRDVDGGDDLVARVATPVPPVVRGGRPGVLVVTEGLDDVRATVTLVRRRVLLGGLLGLAVALVTGAAYAYGLSTRLRRLEQGSRAVAAGRFTTRFPVGAQDELGSLARSLDTMQRQLAELDDGRKRFIATASHELRTPLQSLSGFVELLRDEDLTEDERRDFLDRLADQVQRLTRLSFDLLDLSRLESGGLDLRPEDTDLHDLAERVAGEFAPVVERQGRSLRVRLVGPRVMQRIDPDRVEQVVRILVDNALKHSGPRAAVELRVERANGGGRIAVHDEGPGIPPERLAQVFAPFHGTGDGSGAGLGLAIARELAHRMRGELRVQSGSDGTTFTLELPR, from the coding sequence GTGCGCCGGTCGCTGCGCCGCCGGCTCGTCGTCGCGTTCGTGGCCGTGACGCTCGTCGCGGTCGTGGCGATCGCGCTCGAGGTGGTCCCGACGCTCGAGTCCTCGCTGTCGCAGTCCCGGCTGCGGGCGCTCGCCGACGACACCCGGGTGACGCTGGACGGCGCCGAGACGGGCACGCCGGCCCGCGAGCGGCGGCTCGTCGAGCGGCTGGCCGTGCGCACCGGCGGCGAGGTCGTCGTCCTGGAGCGCGACGGACGCGGGATGGCGGTGCGCCGGCGGGCGTCGCCGCGCGACGCCGCGACGACCCCCGCGCTGCTGCGCCTGGCCGCGCGGGCGGGCGCCGAGGACGCGACGGTCCGCGACGTCGACGGGGGCGACGACCTCGTCGCCCGGGTGGCGACGCCCGTGCCGCCGGTGGTCCGCGGCGGACGCCCCGGGGTCCTGGTCGTCACGGAGGGCCTGGACGACGTGCGCGCGACGGTGACGCTCGTGCGGCGGCGGGTGCTCCTGGGCGGCCTGCTCGGCCTGGCGGTCGCGCTCGTCACGGGCGCGGCCTACGCGTACGGCCTGTCGACGCGGCTGCGGCGGCTCGAGCAGGGCTCGCGCGCCGTGGCCGCCGGGCGCTTCACGACGCGCTTCCCGGTCGGGGCCCAGGACGAGCTGGGGTCGCTCGCGCGGTCGCTCGACACGATGCAGCGCCAGCTCGCCGAGCTCGACGACGGCCGCAAGCGGTTCATCGCGACGGCGTCGCACGAGCTGCGGACCCCGCTGCAGTCGCTCTCGGGCTTCGTCGAGCTGCTGCGCGACGAGGACCTGACCGAGGACGAGCGGCGCGACTTCCTGGACCGCCTGGCGGACCAGGTGCAGCGCCTGACCCGCCTGTCCTTCGACCTGCTGGACCTCTCCCGGCTGGAGAGCGGCGGCCTGGACCTGCGGCCGGAGGACACCGACCTGCACGACCTGGCCGAGCGCGTGGCCGGCGAGTTCGCGCCCGTCGTCGAGCGCCAGGGCCGGTCGCTGCGGGTCCGGCTGGTCGGCCCGCGGGTGATGCAGCGGATCGATCCCGACCGCGTCGAGCAGGTCGTGCGGATCCTCGTCGACAACGCGCTCAAGCACTCTGGCCCGCGGGCCGCCGTCGAGCTGCGGGTCGAGCGCGCGAACGGCGGCGGCCGGATCGCCGTGCACGACGAAGGGCCGGGCATCCCGCCCGAGCGGCTGGCGCAGGTCTTCGCGCCGTTCCACGGCACCGGCGACGGCTCCGGCGCGGGCCTGGGCCTGGCGATCGCCCGCGAGCTGGCGCACCGGATGCGCGGCGAGCTGCGGGTGCAGAGCGGCTCCGACGGGACGACGTTCACCCTCGAGCTGCCGCGCTGA
- a CDS encoding trehalose-6-phosphate synthase, producing the protein MSESRQQQPLVLVSNRGPVTFDTDGSIQRGTGGLVTALSGLATYREVTWVANAMGRGDAEQARKHDGKAFRVQSPVGGDYDVRLVVSDEEAYESFYSIISNPMLWFIQHNLWDLSNAPDIRRHEVDAYEYGYKLVNEDLARAVVEEIDGVDEPVVMIHDYHLYLLPQMIRERRPDVFLHHFVHIPWSQSDAWRVLPSKMREEIYRGILANDIIGFHTRSYRRNFLQCCEDLLGLEVDHAQGVVRIDDREVWVRAYPLPIDAASTRTVSRRVRVRQFEDELLRRRRDFMILRVDRADLSKNVLRGFSAFDLFLEQHPEFSERVTFVAQLMPSRTDVPEYREYLERIEALVAVVNHRHGTPDWMPIQLKLRDDLEEAMASYRHYDAHIVNAMFDGMNLVAKEGPIVNERNGVSILSENTGAHEELGEFALTVNPFDVQELADMIHRALTMSNEERRRRADGLREIVLARNPGDWIDDQLADIRRKASGAAAHDD; encoded by the coding sequence ATGTCGGAATCGCGCCAGCAGCAGCCGCTCGTCCTCGTCTCGAACCGCGGCCCGGTGACGTTCGACACGGACGGCTCGATCCAGCGCGGCACCGGCGGCCTGGTGACCGCCCTCTCGGGCCTGGCGACGTACCGCGAGGTCACCTGGGTGGCCAACGCGATGGGCCGCGGCGACGCCGAGCAGGCGCGCAAGCACGACGGCAAGGCGTTCCGCGTGCAGTCGCCCGTCGGCGGCGACTACGACGTGCGCCTGGTGGTGAGCGACGAGGAGGCCTACGAGTCCTTCTACTCGATCATCTCGAACCCGATGCTGTGGTTCATCCAGCACAACCTGTGGGACCTGTCGAACGCGCCGGACATCCGCCGGCACGAGGTCGACGCGTACGAGTACGGCTACAAGCTCGTCAACGAGGACCTGGCCCGCGCGGTCGTCGAGGAGATCGACGGGGTCGACGAGCCCGTCGTGATGATCCACGACTACCACCTGTACCTGCTGCCGCAGATGATCCGCGAGCGGCGCCCGGACGTCTTCCTGCACCACTTCGTCCACATCCCGTGGTCGCAGTCCGACGCCTGGCGGGTGCTGCCGTCGAAGATGCGCGAGGAGATCTACCGCGGCATCCTCGCCAACGACATCATCGGCTTCCACACGCGGTCCTACCGGCGCAACTTCCTGCAGTGCTGCGAGGACCTGCTGGGCCTCGAGGTGGACCACGCCCAGGGCGTCGTCCGGATCGACGACCGCGAGGTGTGGGTGCGCGCGTACCCGCTGCCGATCGACGCGGCGTCCACGCGCACCGTCTCGCGCCGCGTGCGCGTGCGGCAGTTCGAGGACGAGCTGCTGCGCCGTCGCCGCGACTTCATGATCCTGCGCGTCGACCGCGCCGACCTGTCGAAGAACGTGCTGCGCGGGTTCTCGGCGTTCGACCTGTTCCTCGAGCAGCACCCCGAGTTCAGCGAGCGCGTGACCTTCGTCGCGCAGCTCATGCCGTCCCGCACGGACGTGCCGGAGTACCGGGAGTACCTCGAGCGCATCGAGGCGCTCGTCGCGGTCGTCAACCACCGCCACGGCACGCCGGACTGGATGCCGATCCAGCTCAAGCTGCGCGACGACCTGGAGGAGGCGATGGCCTCCTACCGCCACTACGACGCCCACATCGTCAACGCGATGTTCGACGGCATGAACCTGGTGGCGAAGGAGGGGCCGATCGTCAACGAGCGCAACGGCGTGTCGATCCTCTCCGAGAACACGGGCGCCCACGAGGAGCTCGGCGAGTTCGCCCTGACGGTCAACCCGTTCGACGTGCAGGAGCTGGCGGACATGATCCACCGGGCGCTGACGATGTCGAACGAGGAGCGCCGCCGCCGCGCGGACGGCCTGCGCGAGATCGTCCTGGCCCGCAACCCCGGCGACTGGATCGACGACCAGCTGGCCGACATCCGCCGCAAGGCGTCGGGCGCGGCCGCGCACGACGACTGA
- the rpsF gene encoding 30S ribosomal protein S6, whose amino-acid sequence MAAPAPSYDLVLLLHASAEEETRQKLSSDVEKLIQDQGTLSEGREWGVRQLAYPIADEATAEYRVFRFQGPAALLNELDRQLKISDTVLRHRIIKLERNPVDLPDLREIDAEAAAAAAADAS is encoded by the coding sequence ATGGCCGCTCCCGCTCCCTCTTACGACCTCGTCCTCCTCCTCCACGCGTCCGCCGAGGAGGAGACCCGGCAGAAGCTCTCCTCCGACGTGGAGAAGCTGATCCAGGACCAGGGCACCCTCTCCGAGGGCCGCGAGTGGGGCGTCCGCCAGCTCGCCTACCCCATCGCCGACGAGGCGACGGCCGAGTACCGCGTGTTCCGCTTCCAGGGCCCCGCCGCCCTGCTGAACGAGCTCGACCGCCAGCTCAAGATCAGCGACACGGTCCTGCGCCACCGCATCATCAAGCTCGAGCGCAACCCGGTCGACCTGCCCGACCTGCGCGAGATCGACGCGGAGGCCGCCGCGGCCGCTGCCGCCGACGCGAGCTAG
- the ssb gene encoding single-stranded DNA-binding protein has protein sequence MPINRVTIVGNLTRDPELRGLPSGGSVCSLRVAVNERRKDQSGQWSDVPNFFNVTIFGNSADNAAKFLTKGRQVAVDGRLRWREYQDKDGNRREAIEIVAQEVQFIGGREGGGGGGQGGGGWGGGQQGGGDDWGGGGGGQGGGGFNGPGTSYPVDQGDFGGPPAGGGGGGQQGGGWSGGGGGGGQQGGGGWGGGGGQQGGGNAPAPAPADDDIPF, from the coding sequence ATGCCGATCAACCGCGTCACGATCGTCGGGAACCTGACCCGCGACCCCGAGCTGCGAGGCCTGCCCTCGGGCGGGTCCGTCTGCAGCCTCCGCGTGGCCGTCAACGAGCGCCGCAAGGACCAGTCCGGCCAGTGGTCGGACGTGCCGAACTTCTTCAACGTCACGATCTTCGGCAACTCCGCCGACAACGCGGCGAAGTTCCTCACGAAGGGCCGCCAGGTCGCCGTGGACGGTCGCCTCCGCTGGCGCGAGTACCAGGACAAGGACGGCAACCGCCGCGAGGCGATCGAGATCGTCGCGCAGGAGGTCCAGTTCATCGGCGGCCGCGAGGGCGGCGGCGGTGGCGGTCAGGGCGGCGGCGGCTGGGGCGGCGGCCAGCAGGGCGGCGGCGACGACTGGGGCGGCGGTGGCGGCGGCCAGGGCGGCGGCGGCTTCAACGGCCCCGGAACGTCGTACCCGGTGGACCAGGGCGACTTCGGCGGCCCGCCCGCCGGCGGCGGCGGCGGGGGCCAGCAGGGCGGCGGCTGGAGCGGCGGCGGTGGCGGCGGCGGCCAGCAGGGCGGCGGCGGCTGGGGCGGCGGTGGCGGCCAGCAGGGCGGCGGCAACGCGCCGGCGCCCGCCCCGGCCGACGACGACATCCCGTTCTAG
- the rplI gene encoding 50S ribosomal protein L9 has protein sequence MEVSKGYLRNYLLPRKLAAPATKALLEDAQRVAAAHSRQRAEAIAQAREQADALTNTVLTIAHQTGEDGRLFGSVTNQDIAEAIQEARGIEVDRRNVRLADPIRATGTYVVDVELAEGVIANVKTMVVAER, from the coding sequence GTGGAGGTCTCCAAGGGGTACCTGCGCAACTACCTGCTGCCGCGCAAGCTGGCGGCCCCGGCCACGAAGGCCCTGCTCGAGGACGCCCAGCGCGTCGCCGCCGCGCACTCGCGCCAGCGTGCCGAGGCCATCGCGCAGGCGCGCGAGCAGGCCGACGCCCTGACGAACACCGTCCTGACGATCGCCCACCAGACGGGTGAGGACGGCCGGCTGTTCGGCTCGGTCACCAACCAGGACATCGCCGAGGCGATCCAGGAGGCCCGCGGCATCGAGGTCGACCGCCGCAACGTGCGCCTGGCCGACCCGATCCGCGCGACGGGCACCTACGTCGTCGACGTCGAGCTCGCCGAGGGCGTCATCGCCAACGTCAAGACCATGGTGGTCGCCGAGCGCTAG
- the dnaB gene encoding replicative DNA helicase, whose protein sequence is MASEHDIPPYDDGASFDAGHHDDYVPIDDYDGGDGGIGPAHVPPHDLHAEQAVLGAMMLSDQARYGLTVEDGLKAEDFYAPQHQAIFEAIRRLYAENHPVDSITVVEQLRRTGTLDQAGGREAVWQLTAAVTEVAALPRHAQIVQGLGKMRRLLAATYEIQGAVLKGEDDPDLIVEQAQGLVFDVSEDEDNKGLRTVASFIDDEVKRLEELEKDGRDITGLETGFRDLDKETAGLQPGAMIVLAARPAMGKSAFVTNLAENVALQNKGAVALFSLEMPERELLQRVLASQAAIKGDDVRKGRIGDRWPDVLEVADRLAQAPLYIDDSSDIGIMEIRAKARRLHASHPHGVSLVIVDYLQLMRADGRAENRVQQIGEMSRGLKILAQELSCPVIALSQLSRAVDSRPDKRPLLSDLRESGNIEQDADLVMFLYRDDYYNKETAEPGVAELIIAKNRSGRTDTIRLLFQGEYPRFLTMAQPSQGMGGPPATFSGPGAPAPGGPPAPSGPPVGVGGPPLPGGGPPLPRT, encoded by the coding sequence ATGGCATCCGAGCACGACATCCCGCCCTACGACGACGGCGCGTCCTTCGACGCCGGCCACCACGACGACTACGTCCCGATCGACGACTACGACGGGGGGGACGGCGGCATCGGCCCCGCGCACGTGCCGCCGCACGACCTGCACGCCGAGCAGGCGGTGCTCGGCGCGATGATGCTCTCCGACCAGGCGCGCTACGGCCTGACCGTCGAGGACGGCCTGAAGGCCGAGGACTTCTACGCCCCGCAGCACCAGGCGATCTTCGAGGCGATCCGGCGGCTGTACGCCGAGAACCACCCGGTCGACTCGATCACCGTCGTCGAGCAGCTGCGGCGCACCGGCACCCTGGACCAGGCCGGCGGCCGCGAGGCGGTCTGGCAGCTGACCGCGGCGGTCACCGAGGTCGCCGCCCTGCCCCGCCACGCGCAGATCGTGCAGGGGCTGGGCAAGATGCGCCGGCTGCTCGCCGCCACGTACGAGATCCAGGGCGCCGTCCTCAAGGGCGAGGACGACCCCGACCTGATCGTCGAGCAGGCGCAGGGCCTGGTCTTCGACGTCTCCGAGGACGAGGACAACAAGGGGCTGCGCACCGTCGCGTCGTTCATCGACGACGAGGTCAAGCGCCTCGAGGAGCTCGAGAAGGACGGCCGCGACATCACCGGCCTGGAGACGGGCTTCCGCGACCTGGACAAGGAGACCGCCGGTCTGCAGCCGGGCGCGATGATCGTCCTGGCCGCCCGTCCCGCGATGGGCAAGTCCGCGTTCGTCACCAACCTGGCCGAGAACGTGGCCCTGCAGAACAAGGGCGCCGTCGCCCTGTTCTCGCTCGAGATGCCCGAGCGCGAGCTGCTGCAGCGCGTCCTCGCGTCCCAGGCCGCGATCAAGGGCGACGACGTCCGCAAGGGCCGCATCGGCGACCGCTGGCCCGACGTCCTCGAGGTCGCCGACCGCCTGGCGCAGGCGCCGCTCTACATCGACGACTCGTCCGACATCGGGATCATGGAGATCCGCGCGAAGGCCCGGCGGCTGCACGCCAGCCACCCGCACGGCGTCTCGCTCGTGATCGTCGACTACCTGCAGCTCATGCGCGCGGACGGCCGCGCCGAGAACCGCGTGCAGCAGATCGGCGAGATGTCGCGAGGGCTGAAGATCCTGGCGCAGGAGCTGTCCTGCCCGGTCATCGCGCTGTCGCAGCTCTCCCGCGCGGTCGACTCGCGCCCGGACAAGCGGCCGCTGCTGTCCGACCTGCGCGAGTCGGGGAACATCGAGCAGGACGCCGACCTCGTGATGTTCCTGTACCGCGACGACTACTACAACAAGGAGACCGCGGAGCCCGGCGTCGCCGAGCTGATCATCGCGAAGAACCGCTCGGGCCGGACGGACACGATCCGCCTGCTGTTCCAGGGCGAGTACCCGCGCTTCCTGACCATGGCCCAGCCGTCGCAGGGGATGGGCGGCCCGCCCGCGACCTTCTCCGGCCCCGGCGCGCCCGCGCCGGGCGGCCCGCCCGCGCCGTCCGGCCCGCCCGTCGGGGTGGGCGGGCCGCCCCTGCCGGGCGGCGGTCCGCCGCTGCCGAGGACGTAG
- a CDS encoding ATP-binding protein, with product MRCAYGLCDGSGWTVDERTRTATPCRCLPEQRAARTARSLRARIPREYQDASFDHTNINGLPRAAVRQVRRYVETLDERLGAGDGLWISGSIGTGKTWLAMLVARYAIERGQAVAVYSVPRLLSEIRRTYDGEGRTTLELLDQLTSVTLLVLDDVGTERTNPWVLEQLYSIINERWQERRAIVLTTNLDPEQMREQLGERAVSRLVGMCETVLVEGVDHRTGRHYLDPGPTQFDDPPDGPRPGATGHAGLGPTHPSHGGDGPSPARRGDGQGYGDAWDAAAGRSAPQGDPYDAPRPGGSPLGPPPPFDPRDAEAAAAWDRGADGHAAARPAPPTWGVDPDAARPPVRHVHREDDHRRRR from the coding sequence ATGCGCTGCGCCTACGGCCTCTGCGACGGCTCCGGCTGGACCGTCGACGAACGCACGCGGACGGCGACGCCGTGCCGCTGCCTGCCCGAGCAGCGGGCCGCGCGCACGGCGCGCTCGCTGCGCGCCCGCATCCCGCGGGAGTACCAGGACGCGTCGTTCGACCACACGAACATCAACGGGCTGCCGCGCGCGGCGGTCCGCCAGGTGCGTCGCTACGTCGAGACCCTCGACGAGCGCCTGGGCGCCGGCGACGGCCTGTGGATCTCGGGCTCCATCGGCACGGGCAAGACGTGGCTGGCGATGCTCGTCGCCCGCTACGCGATCGAGCGCGGCCAGGCCGTCGCGGTCTACTCCGTCCCGCGCCTGCTCTCCGAGATCCGGCGCACCTACGACGGCGAGGGCCGGACGACGCTCGAGCTGCTCGACCAGCTGACGAGCGTCACCCTGCTCGTCCTCGACGACGTCGGCACCGAGCGCACCAACCCGTGGGTGCTCGAGCAGCTGTACTCGATCATCAACGAGCGCTGGCAGGAGCGCCGCGCGATCGTCCTGACGACGAACCTGGACCCCGAGCAGATGCGCGAGCAGCTCGGCGAGCGCGCCGTCTCGCGCCTGGTCGGGATGTGCGAGACCGTGCTCGTGGAGGGCGTCGACCACCGCACCGGGCGGCACTACCTGGACCCGGGGCCCACGCAGTTCGACGACCCGCCGGACGGCCCGCGGCCCGGCGCGACCGGTCACGCCGGTCTCGGCCCCACGCACCCGTCGCACGGCGGCGACGGCCCGTCGCCTGCGCGGCGCGGCGACGGCCAGGGCTACGGCGACGCCTGGGACGCCGCGGCCGGCCGATCGGCGCCGCAGGGCGACCCCTACGACGCGCCGCGGCCCGGCGGATCGCCCCTGGGCCCGCCCCCGCCGTTCGATCCGCGCGACGCCGAGGCCGCCGCCGCGTGGGACCGGGGCGCCGACGGCCACGCCGCCGCGCGCCCGGCGCCGCCCACCTGGGGCGTCGACCCGGACGCCGCCCGCCCGCCGGTGCGCCACGTGCACCGCGAGGACGACCACCGCCGGCGCCGCTGA